The Desulfobulbus propionicus DSM 2032 DNA segment CAGCTCTCCGGAGTCGAGGGGTACATCGAGTCGGCATCCATGGGGTTGCTGGCGGGCATCAACGCCGGCCGCCTGGCCCTGGGCAAAAAACCTCTGGTGCCGCCGCCGGCCACCGCCCATGGTGCCCTCATTCAACACCTGATCGCCTCCGATCCGCTCCATTTCCAACCCTCCAACGTCAACTTCGGCCTCTTTCCGCCCTTGGCTGGACGAAAAATAGCCAAGAAGGAGCGCGGTCGCCTCCGCGCCGAACTGGCCCTGGCCGAGATCGCGCAGTGGCGGCGGCAGGTGGTTGAAGGATGACCGCTAGCTTTCCTCAATGAATCCCCAGTAGGGATAATCGAGCCGGTAGGTGGCCACCAGACCGGGACTCTGTTCCCGGCTGGCCACCAACCACAGTTCATTGGCCCGCTCTTGGGGCGAAGTGTTGTCAAAGGGATCCCATCGGGGCAGGAGAACCATGGCGTTGTCGGCGGAATAGCCAATATCCCCCGAGCCTTTGAACGAGCCGAGATGCGGCTGGCGTTCGAACTGACCGCCAGGACTACGTTCCAGTTCGGAGATCACCAGAAAGCTGACCGCCATTTCATCGCGGATAGCTTCCAGTTGCCGCAGCCAGCCGTCGATGCCGCTGCGCTGCTGGCTGATATCCTTGAAGGGCAGCTTGTGCAGGCTGTCGATCACCACCACCGTATAGTCGGAATTGGTTTCGTGACGGAGAAAATCAATATGGCGGCGCATGGTTTCGGGTGAAAGGGTGCGGTCGTTGACCACCCGCAACCAGGTGAGCAGGCCGTGCAGGGTCTGTTGGGATTGCTGCAACCGCTGCCGTTCGTCCGGGGCCAGGTCGGTGCCCTTGATCCGGTCGATGGCCAGACGGCTGAGCCGGCAGAGGATGCGCAGATAGATCTTCTGGCGGCCGTTCTCGAAATCATAGTAGAGCACCGGGATTTTTCGCAGGGCCATGGCTGAGGCGATCTGGATGAAAAAGGCCGATTTGCCGGCCTTGGGCGAGCCACCCATGATGTTGATCCCGTGGATGCCGCCCAGGGCCCGATCCAAACGGGGAAAACCGCTGGTCAGCCTGGCGTAGGAGTCGCCTGATTCCTGGAACAGCCGTTCGTTGAAGGTTTGGTACTCACTCGACGGGGTGGAGAAGGGGGAGAAGGCGCGGGCCTGCTTGATCAGGGCAAAGACGGTCTGCTGCAAGCGGTTCTTGGCCGTAGCGCCCAGTTGGAGGAGCGAGGCA contains these protein-coding regions:
- a CDS encoding DnaB-like helicase C-terminal domain-containing protein; protein product: MPDVVTQFYLRHLPKATLNGTILHAPCPFCSEQGVEAGTLAVVLHQENFFHGYFRCLNRCVSGGFPLHFARLRGISPHLAPGYDPDRDYYGHGVEYPVKNLNHELAGFADKLTGDLLDAFQTAGVSAAVLTEVGIGYNGRYLVYPYIQADGNCYAARCVHPQRPEDFFWYGAERFFGEQFRLFNAPEIERCENGALFLVEGESNLLPLKQLGLPGVAVPTAADLDHIEPLRFAWIRTIFLWVNHSADSEAKAKAFATRVGFKVRLIRWPEGTSRNASLLQLGATAKNRLQQTVFALIKQARAFSPFSTPSSEYQTFNERLFQESGDSYARLTSGFPRLDRALGGIHGINIMGGSPKAGKSAFFIQIASAMALRKIPVLYYDFENGRQKIYLRILCRLSRLAIDRIKGTDLAPDERQRLQQSQQTLHGLLTWLRVVNDRTLSPETMRRHIDFLRHETNSDYTVVVIDSLHKLPFKDISQQRSGIDGWLRQLEAIRDEMAVSFLVISELERSPGGQFERQPHLGSFKGSGDIGYSADNAMVLLPRWDPFDNTSPQERANELWLVASREQSPGLVATYRLDYPYWGFIEES